AGGGGAAGCGGACACCAGCGCCTGCGTGTAGGGATGTTGCGGCCGCGCGAACAGGTCGTCGGCATCGCCATATTCGACGATGCGGCCGAGATACATCACGGCCACCTTGCTGCTGATCTGCCGGACGACGCGCAGATCATGGCTGATGAACAGCATCGTCAGACCGAGCCGGACCTGGAGATCGACCAGCAGGTTCACCACCTGCGCCTGGATCGAGACGTCGAGCGCGCTGACCGGTTCGTCGCAGACGAGGAAGTCGGGCTTGGTCGCCAGCGCACGGGCGAGCACGATGCGCTGGCGCTGACCGCCCGACAGCGCGCCGGGATAGCGGGCGCCATGGCCGTCGTTGAGATCGACAGCCTGGAGCAGCTCATGCACGCGCGCGTCGCGCTCGGCGGCCGTGCCGATGTCGTGGATGTCGAGCGGCTCGCGGATCTGCGCGGCAACGGGAAGTCGTCGATCGAGCGCGCCGAGCGGATCCTGGAAGATCATCTGCATGCGCGCGCGCTGGGCGCGCCACGCCGCCGAGCCTGGTGCTGCGATCGGGGCGCCGTCGAAGCGCACACTGCCGCGGTCGGGCGGCTCGAGACCGAGCACCATGCGGCCGGTGGTGGATTTGCCGGAGCCGGACTCGCCGACGATGCCGAGCGTCTCGCCCTTTTGGATCGAGAAGCTCAGGCCGTCGACGGCGTGGACGGATGCGGCGCGTCCGAACAGGCCGGTCCTCATCCGATAGGTGCGCGAGATCGCCTGGACCTCGACCAGCGGCGCTGTCATTCGGCGGCGAGCTCCATCGGCAGGCGCTGCGGCCGCAGGCAGGCCACCGCGCGGTCCGGCTCGACCGGCGCCAGCGGCGGCACGCCGGCATGGCAGCCGTCGCCGGCAAACGTGCAGCGCGGCGCGAAGGCGCAGCCGCTGGGCAGTGCGCGCGGATCAGGCACTGTTCCGGGAATGGCCTGCAGCCGCCGCCTGACGCCATCGAGCGGCGGCAGCGCGCCGATCAGGCCCTGCGCATAAGGGTGCCAGGGATCATCGAACAGCCGCGTCGCGGGCGCGCGCTCGACGATGCGGCCGGCATACATCACGCAGACGTGGTCGCAATTCTCCGCGACGACGCCGAGGTCATGGCTGATCAGGATCATCGCCATGTTGAACTCGCGCCGGATGGCCGACAGCAGATCGAGGATCTGCGCCTGGATGGTGGCGTCGAGCGCGGTGGTGGGTTCGTCGGCGATCAGCAGCTCGGGCTGTCCGGCCAGCGCCATTGCGATCATGATGCGCTGGACTTGGCCGCCGGAGAACTCGTGCGGATAGGCGGACAGCCGGCGTGCCGCATCGGGGATGCCGACGAGATCGAGCAGCCTGAGCGCCTCGGCCCGCGCAGCCTCGCCGCGCAGCCCGCGATGCAGCGCGAGGCTTTCGCACAACTGGCGCCGGATCGTGAGCACCGGATTGAGCGCGCTGGCGGGATCCTGGAAGATCATCGCGATGCGGCGGCCGCGCACCTGGTCGAGCACCTTGCCGTCAGCGCCGAGCAGCTCGCGGCCTTCGAGCCTGGCCGAGCCTGATACTTTCGCCTTGCCGGGCAGGAGACCCAGCGCCGCGAGCCACGTCACCGACTTGCCGGATCCGGACTCGCCGACGAGGCCGATGGCCTCGCCCCTACCGATGTCAAGATCGATGCCGTGCAGCACGGGCGTGCCGTCGAAGGCGACCTTCAGTTCGGAGATGCTGACCAGCGGCGCCACGGCGTCACGCACCGTAGTTGCCGGTGCGGAAGTCCATCGCGAAGGCCGGCGAGGCCTTCCACTTGATCGACTTCGGCTTGGCGGTGAAGGTCGCGTTCTGGTGCAGCACCGTGTAAGCGGGGTCCTCGCGCTCGGCGATCTCCAGCATGCGGCGGAACGCCTTCTTGCGCGCCTCGCGATCGGTCGAGGTCTCCAGGAATTCGGAAAGACGATTGAGCTCGTCATTGCTCCATTCGCCGACCTGCTGCTGCTGGCCGTTGGGGCCATGCTGGGCGACGAGCGAGGAGACGGGATCGTTGAACGCGGCCGAGTTGGACCAGTCGCGCACCGCGCGGGTCGGAGCGCGCTCGAGAATCTGGGACCAGTTCTCCTTGGTCTCGATCTGAACGTTGAGGCCGACCGCCTGCCACATCTCGACCAGCACCTGCGCGGTCGCGACCTGGTTGGTGTAGTAGTTGTTGAGCAGTCGATACGGGATCGGGTCACCCTTGTAGCCGGCCTGCTTGAGCAGGTCCTGTGCCAGCTTCGGATCGAATGCCGGCACGCTCCAGTCGGCGATGAACATGTCGCCGTAGAATTCCCACTGCAGGCCCTTCGGCACCCGGGTGCGGCCGGCCCACAGGCTGTCGACGATGGCCTGGCGGTCGATCGCATGGGTGAAGGCGCGGCGCACCAGCGGATTGGCGAGCTGCGGGTGGTTCTTGTCGAACACGGTGAGACGGTGATTGAGGATGGTGCCGCCCTGGACCTCGAACGCCGCGTTCTTCTCGATGCCGGCGATCTGGTCCGGCGGGATGTCGCAGGCGAACTGATATTCGCCAGACAGGAGCCCGTTGATGCGGCTCGCGACCTCCGGCACTTCCAGGAATCGGATGCGCTTCAGCGGCGGACGGCCACCCCAATATTCGTCATGGGCTTCGAGCGTCAGCGACACGTCCGGCTTGAACTCGACGATCTTGTAGGGACCCGTCGTGATCGGCTTGCGCGCCCAGTCGAGATAGCTCGCCGCTTCCTCCCAGCCGCGCCGGCTCATGATGTCGGAGCCATAGCGCATCAGGCGGCCTTCGATGGTGACGTCGGGCGTCGCGTTGACGAAGCGCACGGTGTATTTGTCGACGGCGTCGACGCGAACCAGGTCCGGCCACATCCGGCGCGCGACGCCAATCACGTCCGGCGGCAGCTCCTTGCCCGGGCGCGGCGTCGGGATCTTCTCGAACGCCTTGATGGTGGTGCGGCTCTTGGCCTCGCTGTCGCCGAACATGCGCTCGCGGCTGAACGAGAACACGACGTCCTCGGACGTCATCTCGTCACCATTGTGGAACTTGACGCCCTGGCGCAGCTTCAATTCGACGGTCTGGTCGTCGATGCGCTTCCACTCGGTGGCGAGGCCGGGGACGGCTTCGAGATTGCCGCGGAAGTTCTTCGAGATCAGGCTTTCCCACAGCGACGAGTAGAACACGCGCTCGCCGACATTGGACTGCTCGCGCAGCACGTCGAGCACGTTCGAATTGGTCACCTTCTGCACGGCGATGGTGACCGAGGGACGGTTGTCTCCCTGCGCGATCGACACGCGCGGCAGGATGAAGCTGCCGCCGATCGCGGCGCCGGCGCCGAGCAGGCCGCGGCGGGTGAGCTTGGTCATGGCAATCTCTCTGTCGTCTGAGGTTGTCTGAAACGATGGGATCGGGTCGCGCGGACGCGTTGGCCTATCGGGCGAGGCCGAGCGAGGCGAGATACGCGGCGCCGGCCTTGACGTGATCATGGTTGCGCAGTTCGAGGATCAGGCGCGGATTGGAATTGAGCTTCGCCAGTGCGCGGAACACGGCGACCCAGCGGATGTTGCCTTCGCCCGGCGCCCAGTGACGGTCGGCGTAGCCATCGGTGTCCTGCAGATGGACATGGGTCAGCATGTTGCCGGCAGCATCAACGTAGTAGTCGACGGGTGGCGCGCCGGTCGAATGGTGCGCGTAGTTGGCATGGCCGGTATCGAGCGAGACCCGCACCTTGCTGCTGCCCAGCGCCTTGGCCAGGGTGACGCGGTCCTGCGGATCCTTGTCCTCGATGTTCTCGATCACGATCTCGCAGTTGGCCTGCTCGGCAGAGGCAATGACGTCGGTCAAGGTCGCCCTGACACGCTCGATCAGCGCCTCGCGATTGTCCGGCAGCATGTCGATGTTGTTGGCGTCCCACGTCGTGTAGGGCGAGTGGATCACCATCTGCGTGGCGCCGAGAAACTCGGCGACCTCGAGCCCCTGCAGCAGGCGCTTGGTGACGGCGCGGCGGATCATCGGATCGTGGCTGTCGATCTTGAAGCCCCAGAACGGACCGTGGATGCCGAGCCGGCCGGTGTGGCCCGACAGCATCGACTTGATTTCCTTGGCGGTGCTGCGCCAGTCGCTGTCGAGAAGGTCCGCGCGGAAGAAGTCCTGGATCTCCAGATCGCGTTGATGTTCGAGCAGCCAGTCGCAATGCGCGGGAATGGACTTGACGGAGAGGGCGGCGCCGAGCACCGGCAGCGTGGTGGTCATGTCGAGGAAACCCTTTCGAGGAAGCCCTTGCCTGCGTGGGGCCCGGCAAGCGCTAGCGGAGTTCGATGACGCGCCCATGAAGGGCTGTGGAGGACGACCGCGACATGTTGTGTCCTCGCGGGCATGAAGGCGGTCAGCGGATCAATCTCTGGGGTAGTCGCGTGCCGGCTGCTGCTACTTGACGTAGCCGCGGGAATTGCAACAATGCGGCGAAAACGGGGAATTGGGATGACGGTACGGCGTGCAATCCTTGGAATGGTTCTTTCGCTCGTGGCGCTGACGATAGGCGCGTTGATTGAGCCTGCGCATGCAAAGGGGCCTTACGGCTCCATCTCCGTCGCCGGATGGTCAGGCGGTGCCTACACCGACGACAAGACCGGACGGTTCACGAGCTGCATCGCGAGCGCGAGCTACCAGAGCGGCATCACGTTCGGTGTGCTTGCAACGCCGACATATGGTTGGGCTCTCGCCTTCATCCATCCGGGCTGGGCGCTATCCCCCGGGCAAAAGTTTCCGATCGTTCTGAGCTTTGACGGAAAGGCGTCGTACAATGTCGAAGGCGCGGTCTGGACGGCCAACATGGTCGCCGTGCCAATGCCGAACGACTCCACCCTGATCAAGGCGTTCCGCGCCGCGCGGACGATGTCGGCCTTCGCGCAGGGCAACCTGTTCCAGTTCAATCTGAACGGCACGGCCGTGCTGATGCCCACGCTTGCCAATTGTGTGCGCGTGATCAACGCCGGCGGGCTGGCCGCCGCGACCAATTTCAACGCTCAGCCGGCGGCGGCGTCAGTGCAGCGTCCGGCGGCGCCGCAGGCCGCGGCTGCGCCGACGGCCAGCGCGCCGCCACAGCGGATGTCGGAGGACTCTCCCGAGCTGCAATTGGAAGCGATGCAGATCGCCTCCAACTTCATCCTCAAGGCCTCGCTGTCGCATCCGGCCATTCTGGGCGGAGGCGAGCGGCCGGTGTGGCTGACTTCGGGCGGGGTCGCCTGGAAGGCGGACAACGCCACCGGCTTCGTTCGCATCGTGCCGCCGCAGCGCAATGTCGACGGCCTGGAAGTCGCAGCCACGATCATCGGCAACGATGCGCGCGACTGCAAGGGCAAGTTCATCTCGGCGCGCAACAGCGAGCTGGTCGACAGCGCCGTCGTGTTCCGCGGCATGTCCTCCTGCGAGGACAGCGAGAAGTCGGATATCGCCGAGTACTTCATCTTCCCGCGCAAGACCGGCGGCTTCGTGCTGTTTTCGGTCGTCACGCCCACCAAGCCGGTCGGTGGCGGCGGTGGCCAGCAGCTGCAGACGCGCGAGGAAGCCAACGCCAATTTCCGCAAGGCGGCCTACACGTCGATCGGCAAGTAGGCCACTTCCATTCGCGGAGCCGTCAGCGGCTCACCCGCGCACCCGCTTGGGGCGCCTGATCGCGCGCACCTTGCCGCTGTCGCCGCCGCCGCAATACAGCGTCTCGCCTCCGTCGGATTCCATGCCGGAGACGCCGGTGCCGGCGGGCATGTCGAGCTGGTCGAGCACCTCGCCGGTCTCGGGATCGATGCGCCTGATGTCGCTGACGTCGTCTTCCCAGGTGCCGTGCCAGAGCTCGCCATCGACCCAGGTGACGCCGGTGACGAAGCGCGTGCACGGGATGCTGCGCAGGATCTCTCCGGTCGCAGGGTCGATCTGGTGGATCTTGCGATCGCGATAGGCGCCGACCCAGAGCGACCCCTCGGCCCAGGCGAGCCCGGAGTCGCCGCCGCCCGAGGGCGCCGGGATCGTCGCGAGCACGCGGCCATTCTCGGGATCGACCTTGTGAATGCGATCTTCCGCGATCTGATAGAGGTGCCGGCCGTCGAACGCCGTGCCGGCGTGAGAGGGGAGATCGAGCGACTTCCGCACCGTGCCGTCGGCCGGATCGAACGCCTTGATGCTGCTGCCGGTCGCGATCCACACCTGCCGGCCGTCATAGCTGACGCCGTTGACGCGCCCGGCGTCGTCGAAGGGGCCGTACTCGTGAATGATCTCTGCGGCTGCTCGTGTCATGCCTGCCATCCTCTGCTTCCGATGGACCCACGCTAGTCGAGCGACGACCACGCCGGGAGTAACAACGCAGTCGCGAATTCCGGCACGACCGGGCAGGTCCAGCGTTGCGCGCGGCCGCGGCCGAACGACTGCACCTTGCTCGATGATGCGAGCTCATCGAGGGCACGCTGCACCGTCCGCTGGCTCGCGCCCAGCGCCAGCGCAAGGGCGGAGCTCGACCATGCCTCACCGTCGGCGAGGCAAGCAAGCACCGTGGCATTCTCGTCCTCGACCGGCTGTGCCAGTACGACGACGTCGTGATCGCGACGCGGCACCAGGGCAAAGCCGTCTCGCGTGGCATTGATCTCGGCCAAGCCATGGAGCAGCTGGCGCAACCGTCCGATCTCGACGCGCAGGCGGGCGCGGTGCGACTCGTCGGCTTCCTTGCCGTGGAATGCGTGCGCGATCAGCGCGGCCCGCGGCACACCATCGGGGACCCCCTCGGCCAGCCGCCGGGCGAGTGCAAACAGCACCGGCCGCCGCGCCAGCGGCACGATCCGGCTCCCCTGACGTACCGCCAATCGGCAGGCATCGACGATCAGCCGGTCCGACCGGAACAGCGCCTCGACATCGTCGAGCTGTAGCAGTCGCTGCTCGCCGCGCAGGATCATCCGCGCCGCCGGTGCCGACAGAGCCGACGAGGCCCGCTCGATCTCCGCCTGAAGCTCCGGGATGCGGGCCTGCCGCGCCGACCGCGTCGCGCGTTCGAGCGCCGATCGCGCGGTCTTTGTTTGCAGCCGGCGCAAGGCCAGGCCGGCTACGATCAGCTCGTAGATCGTGCGGGCCGCCGGCAGCAGCGGCGAGGGATCGAGCTCGGCGAGGCCTCGCTCGGCGTCATCGAGCTGCCCGACCAGGACCATGCGGCGGATCTCGAGGCTGCGCGCATAGGCGGCATTGGCGCGGTCGCCGTGCTGCTCCAGCGTTTCACGCGCCGCCGCGAGCGACTTCGTCGGCCAGCCGAGATCGCGCGCCGCGAGCGCGATCTCGGCCTCTGCGACGGCGCAGCGGGCGCGGGCCAGCACGGCCCTGGGCCCAAAGCTTCGCGCGGCCTGCCGCAGCAGCGCCTTCGCACGCCCGAAATCGCCAAGCCGCGCCATCGCAATACCGCGCAACGCCAGCGCCGGCGGATCATCGCGCAATGCGACGCGGTTCAATGCGCCGAGCGGGTCGCCGGCGGCGAGCGCCTGCGCCGCCGCCGAGATCAGCGAGTCCATGCAAATCCCGCCATACTTGTCACTCCCGGTCGCTCTCCTGCCGATCCTAGTCTGAGCTGCGGTCAACACGCAAAAAGGATGACGACCATGACCATGCATATCACCGGAACGCGCGAAGATTGGTTGAAGGCCCGGCTCGACCTGCTGCAAGCCGAGAAGGAACTCACTCGCCGCAGCGACGAGCTGGCGGAGCGCCGTCAGGCCATGCCATGGGTGCGCGTCGACAAGGCCTATCGCTTTGACACCGAAGACGGGCCGGCGACGCTGCCCGACCTGTTCAAGGGCCGCTCGCAGCTGCTCGTCTATCACTTCATGTTCGGCCCCGACTTCCAGGCCGGCTGCCCATCCTGCTCGATGATTGCCGACGGCTTCAACGGCTTCCAGGTCCATCTCGCCAATCACGACGTGATGCTGTGGGCGGTGTCACGCGCGCCGCTGGCGAAGCTGAAGGCCTACAAGGCGCGGATGGGATGGTCCTTCCCATGGGCGTCATCGGCGAGCAGCGACTTCAATTTCGACTTCAACGTCGCGATCACCGAGGAGCAGCAGCGCCAGGGCGGCAGCGAGTACAATTATCGCACCAGTCCTCCGCTCGGGACATCGGACGTGCCGGCGATGGTGGCGGAGATTGCCGCGGGCGCCGGGACCGACGGCGCCACGTTCATGCGCGATCGTCCGGGCATGAGCGCCTTCGTCCTCGAGGATGGGGACGTCTATCACACCTATTCGAGCTATGCCCGCGGCCTCGACGGCCTGTGGGGTGCCTATCAATGGCTCGACCGTGCGCCCAAGGGACGCAACGAGCAGGGCGTCTGGTGGCGCCGCCGCGACGAATACGGCAAGCGCTGACGACGGAGCGGAGCCATGGCGTTCTTCCCGATCAGGATGCGCGCGATGCCCGGCATCGCCACTGGTCTCCGCTACGCGGCGGCGCCGACCTTCGCGCTGATGGCGGTGCTGAACGCCATGGCCCGTGACGGCCGTTCAGACGTGATCTGCTCGGCCATGCCGGCGGGCGCACCGCTCGGCGACATGACCGTGATGTACCTCCTGATGAGCGCGTTTCATCTGGTGCCGTGGTTGAGGCGCATGGGGCGGGGCATCACGGGTGCGCGGTCCGACGACGTTCGCGTGCGGCAGCCTAGGAGTTAATTGTCGAGCAGCTTTGCTCGCGGAGAGAGACCCCTCACCCGAGCGGGCCTGCAGAGGGGCCGGCGATGCCCTCTCCCACAAGGGGCGAGGGCACTGTACCGCGCAGTCTTGCCGTGGCGATTTTGGAAGGATACAGCTCGCGATTTCAAGTCAGTACGGTGCCCGTTACTGCGCCTTCTCCCCTTGTGGGAGAGGGCATGTAGGACAGCGCGACAATCTCACTCGGGTGAGGGGCATGTCTCTGCATCCATCACCGAAAATTGAGAGCGTTCAGCCGAACCAACGCATAGCCGACGAAGAGAGCTCACGCCTCCGCCGCGACCTTCAGCGCCTCGGCGCGGATCTCCTCGACCAGCCGCTCCTTGAGCGCGACGAACTCCGGCGAGGTCTTGATCTTGTAGGAGCGGGGATGCGGCAGCTCGATCTTGATGTCGGCCTTGATGCGGCCCGGGCGGGCGCTCATCACCAGCACGCGGCTGCCAAGGAAGATCGCCTCCTCGATATCGTGGGTGACGAACAGCACCGTCTTCTGGTCGCGCTCCCAGATGCCGAGCAGCATCTCCTGCATCAGCACGCGGGTCTGGTTGTCGAGCGCGCCGAACGGCTCGTCGAGCAGCAGGATTTTGGGATCATTGGCGAGCGCCCGCGCGATCGCGCAGCGCTGCTGCATGCCGCCGGAGAGCTGCTTGGGCCAATGGTTCTCGAAACCCTTCAGGCCGATCTGCTGGATGAAGCGGTCGGCGACGGCGTTGCGCTTGTCCTCAGGCACGCCGCGCTCGCGCAGGCCGAAGGCGATGTTCTCACGCACGGTGAGCCAGGGAAACAGCGTGTAGGACTGGAACACCATGCCGCGGTCAGCGCCGGGTCCGGTCACCTCGCGGCCGTCGAGCAGCACCTTGCCGCTCGTCGGATGATCGAGCCCGGCGACGATGCGCAGCAGGGTCGACTTGCCGCAGCCGGAGGGGCCGAGGATGGTGACGAAATCGTTGTTGCCGATGGTGAGCGCGACCGGCTCCAGCGCGCGCGTCGGCGCGTGGCCCTGGCGGGCCGGGAACGTGCGTGAGACCTTGTCGATGACGAGCGTGGTCATGCGAGCTTCCACGGGAACAGCCAGGCGTTGAATGCCTTGAACAGGAAATCCGAGATCAGCCCGATCAGGCCGATGATGATGATGCCGAAGATGATCTGTCCGGTGTTGAGCAGCGCCTGGCTGTCGGTGATCATGTGGCCGATGCCGGAGGACGAGCCGATCAGTTCGGCGACGATGACATAGGTCCAGGCCCAGCCGAGCACGAGCCGCAGGATCTCGGCAATCTCAGGCGCAGCCGACGGCAGCAGCACGCGCGCGATGATGCCGCGATCGCCGGCGCCGAGCGTGTAGGCGGCTTCGACGAGGTCGCGCCGTGTGTTGCCGACGGTGACGGTGATCATCAGGATGATCTGGAACACCGAGCCGATGAAGATGATCAGCAGCTTCTGCAACTCGCCGATGCCGGCCCACAGGATCAGGAGCGGGATGAAAGCGGAGGCGGGCAGATAACGCGCGAACGAGACGAACGGCTCGAGGAACGCCTCGATCGGCTTGTAGGCACCCATCAGGAGGCCGAGCGGAACGGCGATGATGGCCGCGAGCACGAAACCGCCGACGACGCGCCAGACGGTCATGCCGATGTCGGTGAGGAAGCCGAACTTGACCAGCAGGTCCCAGCCCTCGCGCAGCATGGTCAAGGGATCTGCCAGGAACGTCTTCGGCACATAGCCGCCAACCGTCGCCAGCGACCACGCCGCGACGAACACGACGAAGAAGGCAAGGCCGAGCGCGGTTCTCGATCTGGCGCTGACGGGTTCGAGAGGTCGGATCACGGATCGGGCTTTCGTGTTGGGTGCGGCTCGCGAGGGGGTGGGCCGCTCATGTTGAGTTGGCTTCGGAATACGCTGCTCAATATCGGGCAGGATGCCTCAACACCGTCATTGCGAGGAGCGAAGCGACGAAGCAATCCAGAGTCTCACGCTGGGCCCTGGATTGCTTCGCTTCGCTCGCAATGACGGATCGTGCGGGGCACGCTTCAGCGCCTACTTGATGAAGCTCGCATCATACAGATCCTCGATCTTCGGGATCTGCTTGATGATGCCGACCTCGAGCAGGAGCTCGGCCGCGTCCTTGTTGAAGGTCTTGAACTCCGTTTCAAAGAACTTCTGGCTCGCGGCCTTGTCCTGCCAGCGCAGATACTTCGCGGAGTTGCCGAACTGCTCAGCCGTCTGCTTCACGTCGGCACCCATGATCTCATAGGCCTTGGCCTGGTCCTTGGCGATCATGTCCAACGCCTCGAAATAGCTGTCGGCGAGCGCCTTGGCGGCCTTCGGATTCTCGGACAGGAACTTCGGTGTGCAGCCGAAGGTGTCCATCACCATCGGATAATCCAGGGTGGTGGCGATGATCTTGCCCTTGTCAGGGGCAGCTCGGACGGTCGACAGATACGGCTCGTAGGTCATCGCCGCATCGTTCTGGCCGGAGACGAAGGCCTGCGCAGCGGCGGCCGGCTCCAGGTTCACGATGGTGACGTCCTTCACCGTGAGGCCGTTCTTCTTGAGCATCCAGGCCAGCCCGAAATAGGGCGAGGTGCCGGGCGCGGATGCTGCGACGGTCTTGCCCTTGAGGTCCTTGATGGAGGCGATGTCGTTGCGCACGGCCATGCCGTCGGCGCCGTAGCTCTTGTCGAGCTGGAAGATCTGCTTGGTGGCGACGCCGTTGGCGTTCCAGGAGATCCAGGTCTCGACCGTGGTCGCCGCGCACTGCACGTCTCCAGCGGCGATGGCGAGGTGGCGATCCTTCTGCGGGATCTTCTTGATGGTGACGTCGAGGCCGTTCTTCTTGAAGATGCCGGCTTCCTTCGCCAAGGTCAGCGGCGCAAAACCGGTCCAGCCGGAAATGCCGATACCGACCTTGACGTCGTCGGCATAGGCGGTCGTCGAGGCCAGGAGCGCGGCAGTTACTGCGAGTAGCCCAAATCTGCGCATCGTCATCGTCCTTTGCTGTGAGAAGAAAGCCCTTCGTGCGGCTCGCAGCCGTGATGGCTGCGATCTCCGCTCATCTCTGCAAGCGTGCTTGCAAATCCCATGCTCAGTTCGGGCGCGGGTGAGCTGTCTCATTCGCTGCCCCTGAACCGCGCCACGAGGCGATGCTGCTCGCCGGGATAGATCAGCCTGACAGCCGTGAGCGGCTGCCCCTTGCGCCAGGTGTGGCGCTCGATCACGAGGCAGGGTGCGCCGACCGCGATGTCGAGGCCTTCGGCGATTGCGTCGTCGGCGACGATGGCGCTGATCGCGTGCTCCGCCTCGGTCCAGGGCACGTGATGCAGCAGCCAGGAGCCCGGTGGATCGATCTTGAAATTGGCCTTCGCGGCATCGGGTACGGCGTCGAGATCGATCAGCCGGTCCTCGATCGCGAACGGGACGTTGTCGGCGCTGTGCCGGCAGCGGATCGCGATGACCTTGCACGGTGTCTTGACGCCGAGGCGCTCACGATCGGCGGCGTTGGCGGTGCGGCGCGTCGATGAGATCAGTTCATAGCCATAGGCGCGGCCGAGCGCGCTGATCTCGGCGCGGATGTCCGGGATCTTCAGCACCGCCGACAGGAACTGCGGACGCCGCACGAACGTTCCGGCACGGCGACGCCGCTCGATCAGGTCGGCCTGGGCGAGCTCCGATAGTGCCTTGTTCACGGTCATGCGTGAGCAGCCGTAATGCTCCATGATCTCGTGCTCGAACGGGATGCGGTGGCCGGGCGGCCATTCGCCGGTGAGGATGCGGCGCTCGATGTCCTGCCGGATCGTCTTGTAGAGCGTGCCGGCTCCCGGCTTGGCGCTGTCATCGGCGAGGCTCATGCGAGCAGCCTCCGCACCGCCGTGTTAAAGCCGCGCCTTGCCGCCTCGCGCGACCGATGATGGCCTCCCTGCACGACCTTGGCGCCGCCGGCCCAGACACAATCGATGGCGCCGTGCGACGTCGCGAAGATCCAGCCGTCGAGCAGCGCATCGCGCGTTCGCCCTGCGAGCGACGGATGCGACAGATCGAGCGTGAGGATGTCGGCGCGGCCGCCGACCTGCAGGCCGGCGAGCGGTTGCGCCAGCGCCTGTGCGCCGCCAGCAAGAGCGGCATCCAAGAGCGTGCGGCCTGTCGACGCATCCGGACCTGACGTCAGCACGTTGCGCTCACGATGCGTCAGCCGCTGGCCGTATTCGAGCTGGCGCAACTCGTCGCTCACGCCGACCAGCACGTTCGAGTCGGTCCCGACGCCGATGCGCCCACGCGCGCGCAGATAGTCGCGCGCCGGGAAGATGCCGTCGCCGAGGCTGGCTTCGGTGACCGGACAAAGGCCGGCCGTCGCGCCGCTCCTCGCAAGCGCCGCGGTTTCGTCCGCCGTCATATGCGTCGCGTGGATCAGGCACCAGCGGTCATCGACGTCGTGGTGATCGAGCAGCCATTGCACCGGGCGCTGGCCGGACCAGGCGAGGCAGTCCTCGACCTCCTTCACCTGTTCGGCGGCGTGAATGTGGATCGGGCCACCCTCGGCGAGCGGCAGCAGCGCGGCCAGTTCATCCGGCGCGACCGCCCGCAGGCTGTGTGGCGCGATGCCGAGATTGGCGCCATGAAGCGAGCTGATCGCCTTGCGGGAGGCCGTCAGCAGTTTGGCGAACTGATCGATATCGCAGATGAAGCGCCGCTGGCCGTCATGCGGCGCCGCGCCGCCAAAGCCGCCATGCGCGTAGAAGCTCGGTAGCAGGGTCAGGCCGATGCCGGATGTCTGGGCCGCCGCGGCGATGCGCCCCGCCATCTCGGAGACATCGGCGTAAGGCGTACCGTCGCGATCGTGGTGCAGATAATGGAATTCACCGACCCGCGTGAAGCCGCGCTCCAGCATCTCGACATAGAGCAGGACCGCGACCGCCT
This region of Bradyrhizobium sp. SZCCHNS1050 genomic DNA includes:
- a CDS encoding sugar phosphate isomerase/epimerase family protein, giving the protein MTTTLPVLGAALSVKSIPAHCDWLLEHQRDLEIQDFFRADLLDSDWRSTAKEIKSMLSGHTGRLGIHGPFWGFKIDSHDPMIRRAVTKRLLQGLEVAEFLGATQMVIHSPYTTWDANNIDMLPDNREALIERVRATLTDVIASAEQANCEIVIENIEDKDPQDRVTLAKALGSSKVRVSLDTGHANYAHHSTGAPPVDYYVDAAGNMLTHVHLQDTDGYADRHWAPGEGNIRWVAVFRALAKLNSNPRLILELRNHDHVKAGAAYLASLGLAR
- a CDS encoding PQQ-binding-like beta-propeller repeat protein; translated protein: MTRAAAEIIHEYGPFDDAGRVNGVSYDGRQVWIATGSSIKAFDPADGTVRKSLDLPSHAGTAFDGRHLYQIAEDRIHKVDPENGRVLATIPAPSGGGDSGLAWAEGSLWVGAYRDRKIHQIDPATGEILRSIPCTRFVTGVTWVDGELWHGTWEDDVSDIRRIDPETGEVLDQLDMPAGTGVSGMESDGGETLYCGGGDSGKVRAIRRPKRVRG
- a CDS encoding ABC transporter substrate-binding protein, with amino-acid sequence MTKLTRRGLLGAGAAIGGSFILPRVSIAQGDNRPSVTIAVQKVTNSNVLDVLREQSNVGERVFYSSLWESLISKNFRGNLEAVPGLATEWKRIDDQTVELKLRQGVKFHNGDEMTSEDVVFSFSRERMFGDSEAKSRTTIKAFEKIPTPRPGKELPPDVIGVARRMWPDLVRVDAVDKYTVRFVNATPDVTIEGRLMRYGSDIMSRRGWEEAASYLDWARKPITTGPYKIVEFKPDVSLTLEAHDEYWGGRPPLKRIRFLEVPEVASRINGLLSGEYQFACDIPPDQIAGIEKNAAFEVQGGTILNHRLTVFDKNHPQLANPLVRRAFTHAIDRQAIVDSLWAGRTRVPKGLQWEFYGDMFIADWSVPAFDPKLAQDLLKQAGYKGDPIPYRLLNNYYTNQVATAQVLVEMWQAVGLNVQIETKENWSQILERAPTRAVRDWSNSAAFNDPVSSLVAQHGPNGQQQQVGEWSNDELNRLSEFLETSTDREARKKAFRRMLEIAEREDPAYTVLHQNATFTAKPKSIKWKASPAFAMDFRTGNYGA
- a CDS encoding helix-turn-helix domain-containing protein, giving the protein MDSLISAAAQALAAGDPLGALNRVALRDDPPALALRGIAMARLGDFGRAKALLRQAARSFGPRAVLARARCAVAEAEIALAARDLGWPTKSLAAARETLEQHGDRANAAYARSLEIRRMVLVGQLDDAERGLAELDPSPLLPAARTIYELIVAGLALRRLQTKTARSALERATRSARQARIPELQAEIERASSALSAPAARMILRGEQRLLQLDDVEALFRSDRLIVDACRLAVRQGSRIVPLARRPVLFALARRLAEGVPDGVPRAALIAHAFHGKEADESHRARLRVEIGRLRQLLHGLAEINATRDGFALVPRRDHDVVVLAQPVEDENATVLACLADGEAWSSSALALALGASQRTVQRALDELASSSKVQSFGRGRAQRWTCPVVPEFATALLLPAWSSLD
- a CDS encoding ABC transporter ATP-binding protein translates to MAPLVSISELKVAFDGTPVLHGIDLDIGRGEAIGLVGESGSGKSVTWLAALGLLPGKAKVSGSARLEGRELLGADGKVLDQVRGRRIAMIFQDPASALNPVLTIRRQLCESLALHRGLRGEAARAEALRLLDLVGIPDAARRLSAYPHEFSGGQVQRIMIAMALAGQPELLIADEPTTALDATIQAQILDLLSAIRREFNMAMILISHDLGVVAENCDHVCVMYAGRIVERAPATRLFDDPWHPYAQGLIGALPPLDGVRRRLQAIPGTVPDPRALPSGCAFAPRCTFAGDGCHAGVPPLAPVEPDRAVACLRPQRLPMELAAE
- a CDS encoding oligopeptide/dipeptide ABC transporter ATP-binding protein — translated: MTAPLVEVQAISRTYRMRTGLFGRAASVHAVDGLSFSIQKGETLGIVGESGSGKSTTGRMVLGLEPPDRGSVRFDGAPIAAPGSAAWRAQRARMQMIFQDPLGALDRRLPVAAQIREPLDIHDIGTAAERDARVHELLQAVDLNDGHGARYPGALSGGQRQRIVLARALATKPDFLVCDEPVSALDVSIQAQVVNLLVDLQVRLGLTMLFISHDLRVVRQISSKVAVMYLGRIVEYGDADDLFARPQHPYTQALVSASPAPGRRSTSRIVLTGDPPNPAARPAGCAFHPRCSHATARCANELPALAALDRQRQVACHLVSGLQSQTEVAA